A single Elephas maximus indicus isolate mEleMax1 chromosome 2, mEleMax1 primary haplotype, whole genome shotgun sequence DNA region contains:
- the DCP2 gene encoding m7GpppN-mRNA hydrolase isoform X2, which yields MQNTPGLPQCGIRDFAKAVFSHCPFLLPQGEDVEKVLDEWKEYKMGVPTYGAIILDETLENVLLVQGYLAKSGWGFPKGKVNKEEAPHDCAAREVFEETGFDIKDYICKDDYIELRINDQLARLYIIPGVPKDTKFNPKTRREIRNIEWFSIEKLPCHRNDMTPKSKLGLAPNKFFMAIPFIRPLRDWLSRRFGDSSDSDNGFSSAGSTPAKPTVEKLSRTKFRHSQQLFPEGSPGDQWVKHRQPLQQKPYNNHSETSDLLKAKNQNMRGNGRKQYQDSPNQKKRTNGVHSQPAKQQNPLMKCEKKFHPRKLQDNFETDAVYDLPCSGEDQLLEHAEGQSVTCNGHCKFPFSSRTFLSFKFDHNAIMKILDL from the exons TTTGCTAAAGCTG TTTTCAGTCATTGTCCATTTTTGCTGCCTCAAGGTGAAGATGTGGAAAAAGTTTTGGATGAATGGAAAGAGTATAAAATGGGAGTACCAACATATGGTGCGATTATTCTTGATGAGACACTTGAAAAT GTACTACTGGTTCAGGGATATCTAGCAAAATCGGGCTGGGGATTTCCGAAAGGAAAAGTAAATAAAGAAGAAGCTCCTCATGATTGTGCTGCTAGAGAG GTCTTTGAAGAAACTGGTTTTGATATCAAAGACTATATTTGTAAGGATGATTACATTGAACTTCGGATCAATGACCAGCTTGCTCGTTTGTACATCATCCCAGGAgttccaaaagacacaaaattcaACCCGAAAACTAGAAGAGAAATTCGG AATATTGAGTGGTTCTCGATTGAGAAATTGCCCTGTCATAGAAATGATATGACCCCAAAATCCAAACTTGGTTTGGCACCTAACAAATTTTTTATGGCCATTCCATTTATCAG ACCATTAAGAGATTGGCTTTCTCGAAGATTTGGAGATTCCTCAGATAGTGACAATGGATTTTCCTCAGCTGGCAGCACACCAGCCAAACCCACTGTGGAAAAATTAAG TCGAACCAAATTCCGCCACAGCCAGCAGTTATTTCCTGAGGGTTCTCCTGGCGACCAGTGGGTAAAGCACAGGCAGCCACTGCAACAAAAGCCATATAATAATCATTCTGAAACGTCTGACCTCTTAAAAGCCAAG aaTCAAAATATGAGGGGAAATGGCAGAAAACAGTATCAAGACTCCCCCAatcagaagaaaagaacaaatggcGTCCACAGCCAGCCAGCAAAGCAGCAGAATCCCTTGATG aaatgtgaaaaaaaatttcatcCACGAAAACTTCAGGATAATTTTGAAACAG atGCTGTATATGACTTACCTTGCTCTGgtgaagaccaattgctagaacaTGCTGAGGGACAGTCTGTGACATGTAATGGACATTGCAAGTTCCCATTTTCATCCAGAACCTTTTTGAGTTTCAAGtttgatcataatgccataatgAAAATCTTGGATCTTTGA